In Methanobacterium sp., a genomic segment contains:
- a CDS encoding transglutaminase domain-containing protein produces the protein DYLDLASRIVSYMNSNHEAPIYGLNGLGKISYQSLVYMYTRVLAYSDTNNALPNYAVVKPWSTANIPINGNSTTGTSFTISEIADGALRVKNYIENNKALPNYVTLGSTQVNMAQFLHLLTTATVNLNNKNTAPVYLNSETLPSSSYEQMTSGNIYLNEYVDFAQRISSYMDTNNKAPEFGIVGLGKISYQSQIYLYSRVMNYYGTNGYLPNYASMKPWSSVVGTSETVPADLLQYLQATTNCEVNDPRIIALAQSITSGATSSYDKAQRIFNWVRDNIDYSYYYDSQKGAIGTLSSGSANCCDHSHLIVALSRAAGLPARYVHGTCYFTTSGAWYGHVWAQIYVNGQWYNADATSYRNELGVINNWNTNSWTYKGTYTELPF, from the coding sequence GATTATCTGGATCTGGCATCTAGGATTGTTTCCTATATGAACAGTAACCATGAGGCTCCTATATATGGGTTGAATGGTCTGGGTAAAATTAGTTATCAGTCACTGGTTTACATGTACACCAGGGTTTTAGCCTACAGCGACACCAACAACGCACTACCTAACTATGCGGTAGTGAAACCATGGTCTACTGCAAACATACCCATCAACGGAAACTCAACTACCGGTACCAGTTTCACTATAAGTGAAATTGCCGATGGAGCACTCCGGGTAAAAAACTACATCGAAAACAACAAAGCACTGCCCAACTACGTAACCCTGGGAAGCACTCAGGTAAACATGGCACAGTTCCTTCATTTACTAACTACAGCCACTGTAAACCTGAATAACAAGAACACCGCACCAGTATACTTGAACAGTGAAACACTACCCTCTTCAAGTTACGAACAGATGACCAGTGGTAACATATACTTGAATGAATATGTTGATTTCGCTCAGCGTATCTCAAGTTACATGGACACCAACAACAAAGCCCCAGAATTTGGGATAGTTGGACTCGGGAAAATAAGTTATCAGTCACAGATATACCTCTACTCCCGAGTGATGAACTACTATGGTACCAACGGTTATTTACCCAACTATGCATCCATGAAACCATGGAGCAGTGTTGTGGGAACCAGTGAAACTGTACCTGCGGATCTACTACAGTACCTACAGGCAACTACGAACTGTGAGGTTAACGACCCCCGTATAATTGCATTAGCCCAGAGTATAACCTCTGGTGCAACATCCAGCTATGATAAGGCCCAACGCATCTTTAATTGGGTGCGAGACAACATAGACTATTCATATTACTACGACTCTCAGAAAGGAGCAATTGGAACCCTCTCTTCTGGAAGTGCGAATTGCTGTGATCATTCACATCTAATCGTGGCCCTTTCAAGAGCAGCTGGATTACCTGCAAGATACGTACATGGAACCTGTTACTTTACCACTAGTGGTGCTTGGTATGGTCATGTATGGGCTCAGATATATGTAAATGGACAATGGTACAATGCGGATGCAACTAGCTACAGAAATGAGCTAGGAGTAATCAACAACTGGAATACCAACTCGTGGACTTATAAAGGCACCTACACGGAGCTGCCATTTTAA